One Sodalis praecaptivus DNA segment encodes these proteins:
- the clpA gene encoding ATP-dependent Clp protease ATP-binding subunit ClpA yields the protein MLNQELELSLNMAFARAREHRHEFMTVEHLLLALLSNPAAREALEACTVDLVALRQELEAFIEQTTPTLPASDEERETQPTLSFQRVLQRAVFHVQSSGRSEVSGANVLVAIFSEQESQAAYLLRKHDVSRLDVVNFISHGTRKDETQAPGPETPVNEEQSGGEERMENFTTNLNQLARVGGIDPLIGRDRELERAIQVLCRRRKNNPLLVGESGVGKTAIAEGLAWRIVRGEVPEVIADCTIYSLDIGSLLAGTKYRGDFEKRFKALLKQLEQDQNSILFIDEIHTIIGAGAASGGQVDAANLIKPLLSSGKIRVMGSTTYQEFSNIFEKDRALARRFQKIDITEPTVEETVQILTGLKTKYEAHHDVRYTAKAVRAAVELAVKYINDRHLPDKAIDVIDEAGARSRLMPVSKRKKTVNVADIESVVARIARIPEKTVSASDRDVLKNLGDRLKMLVFGQDKAIEVLTEAIKMSRAGLGQEHKPVGSFLFAGPTGVGKTEVTVQLAKALDIELLRFDMSEYMERHTVSRLIGAPPGYVGYDQGGLLTDAVLKHPHSVLLLDEIEKAHPDVFNLLLQVMDNGTLTDNNGRKADFRNVILVMTTNAGVQETQRQSIGLIQQDNSTDAMSEIKKVFTPEFRNRLDNVIWFNHLSTEVIQQVVDKFIVELQAQLDAKGVSLEVSDDARNWLSDKGYDKAMGARPMARVMQENLKKPLANELLFGSLVDGGSVRVELDKESQTLKYQFLSAQKRKAEGAVH from the coding sequence GATGAAGAGCGCGAAACGCAGCCCACGCTCAGTTTTCAGCGCGTATTGCAGCGCGCGGTGTTCCATGTCCAGTCGTCCGGGCGTAGCGAAGTGTCCGGCGCCAACGTGCTGGTGGCGATTTTCAGCGAGCAGGAATCCCAGGCGGCCTATTTGCTGCGCAAGCATGACGTCAGCCGGCTGGATGTGGTGAATTTTATCTCCCACGGTACGCGTAAAGACGAGACGCAGGCACCCGGGCCTGAAACGCCGGTCAACGAAGAGCAGTCAGGCGGGGAGGAGCGTATGGAAAACTTCACCACCAACCTTAATCAACTGGCGCGCGTCGGCGGCATCGACCCGCTGATTGGCCGCGATCGTGAGCTGGAACGCGCCATTCAGGTCCTGTGCCGCCGTCGGAAAAACAACCCGCTGCTGGTGGGCGAATCTGGGGTGGGTAAAACCGCCATCGCGGAAGGGCTGGCCTGGCGGATCGTGCGCGGCGAAGTGCCCGAGGTGATCGCCGATTGCACCATTTACTCCCTGGATATCGGTTCGCTGCTGGCCGGCACCAAGTACCGCGGCGATTTCGAGAAACGGTTCAAGGCGCTGCTCAAACAGCTTGAGCAGGACCAGAACAGCATTCTGTTTATCGATGAAATCCACACAATCATCGGCGCCGGTGCGGCTTCAGGGGGGCAGGTGGATGCCGCTAACCTGATTAAACCGTTGCTCTCCAGCGGCAAAATCCGCGTGATGGGCTCCACCACCTACCAGGAATTCAGCAATATTTTTGAAAAAGATCGCGCCCTGGCGCGTCGTTTCCAGAAGATAGACATTACGGAACCGACGGTGGAGGAAACGGTGCAGATCCTGACCGGGCTGAAAACCAAATATGAAGCCCACCACGATGTGCGCTATACCGCCAAGGCGGTGAGGGCAGCGGTGGAGCTGGCGGTGAAATACATTAACGACCGCCATTTGCCGGACAAAGCTATCGATGTCATCGATGAGGCGGGCGCGCGTAGTCGGCTGATGCCTGTCAGCAAGCGTAAAAAGACCGTCAACGTGGCGGATATCGAGTCGGTAGTGGCGCGCATCGCCCGTATTCCGGAGAAAACGGTTTCAGCGAGCGATCGCGACGTGCTGAAAAATCTGGGTGACCGGCTGAAGATGCTGGTTTTTGGTCAGGACAAAGCCATCGAGGTGCTGACCGAGGCGATCAAAATGAGCCGCGCCGGGCTGGGGCAGGAGCATAAACCGGTGGGATCTTTCCTGTTTGCCGGTCCCACGGGCGTCGGTAAAACCGAGGTGACGGTGCAGTTGGCCAAAGCGCTGGATATTGAGCTGCTGCGCTTCGACATGTCTGAATATATGGAGCGACACACCGTCAGCCGCCTGATTGGCGCGCCTCCCGGCTATGTCGGCTACGATCAGGGCGGCCTGTTGACCGATGCTGTATTGAAGCATCCCCATTCCGTGCTGCTGCTTGATGAAATCGAGAAGGCCCATCCGGACGTTTTCAATCTGCTGTTACAGGTGATGGACAACGGTACGCTGACCGACAATAACGGCCGCAAGGCGGATTTCCGCAATGTGATACTGGTGATGACCACCAACGCCGGCGTGCAGGAAACCCAGCGCCAGTCGATAGGGCTGATTCAGCAGGATAACAGCACGGACGCCATGTCGGAGATAAAGAAGGTGTTTACGCCGGAATTCCGCAACCGTCTTGATAATGTGATTTGGTTTAACCATCTCTCTACCGAGGTTATCCAGCAGGTGGTCGACAAATTTATCGTCGAGCTTCAGGCGCAGCTGGATGCCAAGGGCGTTTCGCTGGAAGTCAGCGACGACGCGCGCAACTGGCTCAGCGACAAAGGCTACGACAAAGCCATGGGCGCCCGTCCGATGGCCCGCGTCATGCAGGAGAACCTGAAAAAACCGTTGGCCAACGAGCTGTTGTTTGGTTCGCTGGTGGATGGCGGCTCGGTGCGGGTGGAACTGGACAAAGAGAGCCAAACGCTCAAATACCAGTTCCTCAGCGCGCAAAAACGTAAGGCCGAAGGGGCGGTGCACTAA